From Streptomyces sp. NBC_01754, a single genomic window includes:
- a CDS encoding NifU family protein, producing the protein MAEESDHPAPDWRSTGERIDTLIAASASGGAVARERSEELVRLVVDFYGAGLERLLDLVHEQGKLDDEILAALAADELVASLLLVHGLHPYSVETRVEEALESVRPYLGSHGGDVELLAVTDDGAVRLRLLGSCDGCPSSSVTLKLAVQGAVEAAAPEITSIEVETPAEEEAGPLVPVDSLFTRVHTEAEDGSSWQVVPELSAVRPGQVVRFTVGSVPAVGCRIGTDLFAFADRCARCDRTFDGATLARRLGGAAGDGLLRCAGCRAHYDVRHAGACLDGEGLHLDPLPLLSDGAGVSVCVPVTVAT; encoded by the coding sequence GTGGCGGAGGAATCGGACCACCCGGCGCCCGACTGGCGGTCTACCGGTGAGCGCATCGACACCCTGATCGCAGCCAGCGCGTCCGGTGGTGCCGTCGCGAGGGAGCGGAGCGAGGAACTGGTGCGCCTGGTCGTCGACTTCTACGGGGCCGGGCTGGAGCGGCTGCTCGATCTGGTGCACGAGCAGGGCAAGCTGGACGACGAGATCCTGGCGGCACTGGCCGCGGACGAGCTGGTGGCCAGTCTGCTGCTGGTGCACGGCCTGCATCCGTACAGCGTGGAGACGCGGGTCGAGGAGGCGCTGGAGAGCGTCCGCCCCTACCTCGGTTCGCACGGCGGCGACGTCGAACTGCTGGCCGTCACCGACGACGGGGCCGTGCGGCTGCGGCTGCTGGGCAGCTGCGACGGCTGTCCTTCCTCGTCGGTCACGCTGAAGCTCGCGGTGCAGGGCGCGGTGGAGGCGGCTGCGCCGGAGATCACCTCCATCGAGGTCGAGACCCCCGCCGAGGAGGAGGCCGGGCCGCTCGTGCCGGTGGACTCCCTCTTCACCCGGGTCCACACGGAGGCCGAGGACGGCTCGTCGTGGCAGGTCGTCCCGGAGCTGTCCGCCGTGCGGCCGGGCCAGGTCGTCCGGTTCACCGTCGGGAGTGTGCCCGCGGTGGGCTGCCGGATCGGTACGGATCTGTTCGCCTTCGCCGACCGGTGCGCACGCTGCGACCGGACGTTCGACGGCGCCACGCTCGCACGGCGGCTGGGCGGCGCGGCCGGTGACGGCCTCCTGCGGTGCGCCGGGTGCCGGGCACACTACGACGTACGGCACGCGGGGGCCTGCCTCGACGGTGAGGGGCTGCATCTCGATCCGCTGCCGCTGCTCTCGGACGGGGCGGGCGTATCGGTCTGCGTACCCGTGACGGTGGCGACATGA
- a CDS encoding DUF5947 family protein yields the protein MSTARRTVSPAASLLRVARDRPRPVVGERCEMCATPVGESHGHVVNVESRALLCGCRACYLLFSDEEADLRYRAVPERYLRFEGLTVDGRAWDELQIPVGLAFLFRNSRQDRVVAFYPGPAGATESELPLDAWEAVVESSPGLTVLRADVEALLIRRSDKTSASCHLVPIDACYELVGRLRTLWRGFDGGSEAHTAMDAFFAQVDSRSRPAPAGIGTS from the coding sequence ATGAGCACGGCGCGCCGTACGGTCTCCCCCGCCGCGTCGCTCCTGCGGGTCGCGCGCGACCGTCCGCGGCCGGTGGTCGGTGAGCGGTGCGAGATGTGTGCCACACCGGTCGGCGAGAGCCACGGGCACGTGGTGAACGTCGAGAGCCGGGCCCTGCTGTGCGGTTGCCGGGCGTGCTACCTCCTGTTCTCGGACGAGGAGGCCGATCTGCGCTACCGAGCGGTCCCCGAGCGGTATCTGCGGTTCGAGGGCCTCACCGTGGACGGACGCGCCTGGGACGAGTTGCAGATCCCGGTCGGTCTGGCGTTCCTGTTCCGCAACTCGCGCCAGGACCGCGTCGTCGCCTTCTATCCGGGCCCCGCCGGGGCCACGGAGTCCGAACTGCCGCTCGACGCCTGGGAGGCCGTGGTGGAGTCCAGCCCGGGACTCACCGTCCTGCGCGCCGACGTCGAGGCACTGCTGATCCGGCGCTCGGACAAAACCAGCGCCTCCTGCCATCTGGTGCCCATCGACGCGTGCTACGAACTGGTGGGCAGGCTGCGGACATTGTGGCGCGGATTCGACGGCGGGAGCGAGGCGCACACCGCCATGGACGCCTTCTTCGCGCAGGTCGACAGCCGCAGCCGGCCGGCCCCGGCCGGGATCGGGACCTCGTGA